The following proteins come from a genomic window of Acomys russatus chromosome 17, mAcoRus1.1, whole genome shotgun sequence:
- the LOC127201290 gene encoding lymphocyte antigen 6H isoform X1: protein MPEPQRTPACSPRAFLRPSRSMLPAAMKSLGLALLALLLCPSPAHGLWCQDCTLANSSHCAPKQCQPTDTVCASVRITDPSSSRKDHSVNKMCASSCDFVKRHFFSDYLMGFINSGILKVDVDCCEKDLCNGASAAGRSLWALAGGLLLSLGPALLWAGP from the exons AGCCCCAGAGGACCCCCGCCTGTAGCCCCCGCGCCTTTCTCAGGCCCTCCCGGAGCATGCTGCCTGCAGCCATGAAGAGCCTTGGCCTGGCGCTGCTGGCCTTGCTCCTGTGCCCCTCGCCGG CCCATGGCCTGTGGTGCCAGGACTGCACCTTGGCCAATTCCAGCCATTGCGCCCCGAAGCAGTGCCAGCCGACCGACACCGTTTGTGCCAGCGTGCGGATCACCGACCCCAGCAGCA gCAGGAAGGATCATTCCGTGAACAAGATGTGTGCTTCCTCCTGCGACTTCGTTAAGCGTCACTTTTTCTCAGACTATCTGATGGGGTTCATTAACTCTGGGATCTTAAAAGTCGACGTGGACTGCTGCGAGAAAGATTTGTGCAACGGGGCATCCGCAGCAGGGCGCAGCCTCTGGGCCCTAGCTGGGGGGCTCCTGCTCAGCCTGGGGCCTGCTCTCCTCTGGGCTGGGCCCTAA
- the LOC127201290 gene encoding lymphocyte antigen 6H isoform X2 — protein sequence MLPAAMKSLGLALLALLLCPSPAHGLWCQDCTLANSSHCAPKQCQPTDTVCASVRITDPSSSRKDHSVNKMCASSCDFVKRHFFSDYLMGFINSGILKVDVDCCEKDLCNGASAAGRSLWALAGGLLLSLGPALLWAGP from the exons ATGCTGCCTGCAGCCATGAAGAGCCTTGGCCTGGCGCTGCTGGCCTTGCTCCTGTGCCCCTCGCCGG CCCATGGCCTGTGGTGCCAGGACTGCACCTTGGCCAATTCCAGCCATTGCGCCCCGAAGCAGTGCCAGCCGACCGACACCGTTTGTGCCAGCGTGCGGATCACCGACCCCAGCAGCA gCAGGAAGGATCATTCCGTGAACAAGATGTGTGCTTCCTCCTGCGACTTCGTTAAGCGTCACTTTTTCTCAGACTATCTGATGGGGTTCATTAACTCTGGGATCTTAAAAGTCGACGTGGACTGCTGCGAGAAAGATTTGTGCAACGGGGCATCCGCAGCAGGGCGCAGCCTCTGGGCCCTAGCTGGGGGGCTCCTGCTCAGCCTGGGGCCTGCTCTCCTCTGGGCTGGGCCCTAA